The proteins below are encoded in one region of Microbispora sp. NBC_01189:
- a CDS encoding mannose-1-phosphate guanyltransferase, with translation MKAVVMAGGEGTRLRPMTANQPKPLLPIINRPIMEHVLRLLRRHGYTEVVVTVQFLAALIRNYFGDGDELGMTLHYATEDVPLGTAGSVKNAADKLREDRFLVISGDALTDIDLTDMLRFHRENRALVTIGLKRVPNPLEFGIIIVDENGRIQRFLEKPTWGQVFSDTVNTGVYIMEPSVLDEIAPGQPVDWSSDIFPLLLERGCRLFGYVAEGYWEDVGTHESYLKAQADVLEGKVKVDFDAFELAPGVWVAEGASVDPEAVLKGPLYIGDYAKVEAGAELREYTVLGSNAVVKEGAFLHRAVVSDNVYVGPAAHLRGCVIGKNTDIMTGARIEENAVVGDECVIEAEAYVSSGVKIYPFKTIEAGTVVNTSVIWESRGQRSLFGPRGVSGLVNVEITPELCVRLASAYATTLKKGDTVVTARDASRAARALKRAVISALNSSAINVVDLEAAALPVARFNTSRENVKGGIFLRTTAGDPQSVDIVFMDETGSDLSQAAQRKLERVFTRQEYRRAFPGEIAELTFPARAVDTYARELLACVDMYGVKDAEMKVVVDCAGGTSSLVLPSLLGRAGVDVLTVNNRLDDASPTETLAERRRDLQRLADLVASARAAFGVRFDPVGERVSLVDEMGQLISEERALLVVLDLVAAERRGGRVALPVTTTRVAEMVCRFHGVQVDWTATSLDTLTRAARHPDTIFAGDGRGGFIVPEFGPTLDGLAVFLRLLGLVARTRLSLSQIDARIPEARLLKRTVPTPWAHKGAVMRSVVEAAEGHRLDTTDGVRVVEEDGSWALVLPDPAEAVTHLWAEGHDVDGAQALLERWAHVVEQAAGSC, from the coding sequence GTGAAGGCCGTCGTCATGGCGGGCGGGGAGGGGACACGGCTGCGGCCGATGACCGCCAACCAGCCCAAGCCCCTGCTGCCCATCATCAACCGGCCGATCATGGAGCACGTGCTGCGGCTGCTCAGACGGCACGGATACACCGAGGTCGTGGTGACCGTGCAGTTCCTCGCGGCGCTCATCCGCAACTACTTCGGCGACGGCGACGAGCTCGGCATGACCCTCCACTACGCCACGGAGGACGTCCCCCTCGGCACGGCGGGCAGCGTGAAGAACGCCGCCGACAAGCTCCGCGAGGACCGGTTCCTGGTCATCTCCGGAGACGCGCTCACCGACATCGACCTGACCGACATGCTCCGCTTCCACCGGGAGAACCGGGCGCTGGTCACGATCGGGCTCAAGCGCGTGCCCAACCCGCTGGAGTTCGGGATCATCATCGTCGACGAGAACGGCCGCATCCAGCGCTTCCTGGAGAAGCCGACCTGGGGGCAGGTGTTCTCCGACACGGTCAACACCGGCGTCTACATCATGGAGCCGTCGGTCCTCGACGAGATCGCCCCCGGCCAGCCGGTCGACTGGTCGTCCGACATCTTCCCCCTCCTGCTGGAGCGGGGCTGCCGGCTGTTCGGCTACGTCGCCGAGGGCTACTGGGAGGACGTCGGCACGCACGAGAGCTACCTCAAGGCGCAGGCCGACGTGCTGGAGGGCAAGGTCAAGGTCGACTTCGACGCCTTCGAGCTGGCCCCGGGCGTGTGGGTCGCCGAGGGCGCCTCCGTCGACCCCGAGGCGGTGCTCAAGGGGCCCCTCTACATCGGCGACTACGCCAAGGTCGAGGCAGGGGCCGAGCTGCGGGAGTACACCGTGCTCGGCAGCAACGCGGTGGTCAAGGAGGGCGCCTTCCTGCACCGCGCGGTGGTCAGCGACAACGTGTACGTCGGCCCCGCCGCGCACCTGCGCGGATGCGTGATCGGCAAGAACACCGACATCATGACCGGCGCCCGGATCGAGGAGAACGCCGTCGTCGGCGACGAGTGCGTCATCGAGGCCGAGGCGTACGTCTCCTCCGGGGTGAAGATCTACCCGTTCAAGACGATCGAGGCCGGCACCGTCGTCAACACCAGCGTGATCTGGGAGTCGCGCGGCCAGCGCAGCCTGTTCGGCCCCCGGGGCGTCTCCGGGCTGGTCAACGTGGAGATCACCCCCGAGCTGTGCGTACGGCTCGCCAGCGCGTACGCGACGACCCTGAAGAAGGGCGACACGGTGGTCACCGCCCGCGACGCCTCACGCGCGGCGCGGGCGCTGAAGCGCGCGGTGATCAGCGCGCTGAACTCCAGCGCGATCAACGTCGTCGACCTGGAGGCCGCCGCCCTGCCGGTGGCCCGGTTCAACACCTCCCGCGAGAACGTCAAGGGCGGCATCTTCCTGCGCACGACCGCGGGCGACCCGCAGAGCGTGGACATCGTGTTCATGGACGAGACGGGCTCTGACCTGTCGCAGGCGGCGCAGCGCAAGCTGGAGCGGGTCTTCACCCGGCAGGAGTACCGGCGGGCCTTCCCCGGCGAGATCGCCGAGCTGACGTTCCCGGCCAGGGCCGTCGACACCTACGCCAGGGAACTGCTGGCCTGCGTCGACATGTACGGCGTGAAGGACGCCGAGATGAAGGTCGTGGTCGACTGCGCCGGCGGCACGTCCTCGCTCGTGCTGCCCAGCCTGCTCGGCCGGGCCGGGGTCGACGTGCTGACCGTGAACAACCGCCTCGACGACGCCTCGCCCACCGAGACCCTCGCCGAGCGCCGCCGCGACCTGCAGCGCCTGGCGGACCTGGTCGCCTCCGCCCGGGCCGCCTTCGGCGTACGGTTCGACCCGGTGGGGGAGCGGGTCTCTCTGGTCGACGAGATGGGCCAGCTCATCAGCGAGGAGCGGGCGCTGCTCGTCGTGCTCGACCTGGTCGCGGCCGAGCGGCGCGGCGGCCGGGTGGCGCTGCCGGTCACCACGACGAGGGTGGCGGAGATGGTGTGCCGCTTCCACGGCGTGCAGGTCGACTGGACGGCCACCAGCCTCGACACGCTGACCCGGGCGGCCCGGCACCCCGACACGATCTTCGCGGGCGACGGCCGGGGCGGCTTCATCGTCCCGGAGTTCGGGCCGACCCTGGACGGCCTGGCGGTGTTCCTGCGCCTGCTCGGCCTGGTCGCGCGCACCCGGCTGTCGCTCAGCCAGATCGACGCCCGTATCCCGGAGGCCAGGCTGCTGAAGCGGACCGTGCCGACGCCGTGGGCGCACAAGGGGGCCGTGATGCGCTCGGTCGTCGAGGCCGCCGAGGGCCACCGCCTGGACACCA